Proteins from one Planctomyces sp. SH-PL62 genomic window:
- a CDS encoding PSP1 C-terminal domain-containing protein gives MDAETEAGSGGEGGREVEAECLVRYGLAGRVGWFAVDAELPSLPERGESIVVRSSRGVELGEVLSAEAAGRGRAGEDSVGVFRVLRRADADDLARADEAGGLRESRFELCRRIAEEAGWPLELVDVEPLLDLSTVLHVLTFDDLDPAPVRARFRVACDFDVFLEDLTDADATGAPEPEPAPATAEKRCGDCDCGGGGCSKKAAKTRADAPEALPKPGGCSTATGGGCSSCGVAALKNRSRRGAGVGSGNVDE, from the coding sequence ATGGATGCGGAAACCGAGGCCGGATCGGGAGGCGAAGGCGGACGCGAAGTCGAGGCCGAATGCCTGGTCCGCTACGGGCTGGCGGGTCGGGTCGGCTGGTTCGCGGTCGACGCCGAGCTGCCGAGCCTCCCGGAACGGGGCGAGTCGATCGTGGTCCGGTCGAGCCGGGGGGTCGAGCTGGGCGAGGTCCTCTCGGCCGAGGCCGCGGGGCGAGGCCGGGCGGGCGAGGACTCGGTCGGCGTCTTCCGCGTGCTCCGTCGGGCCGACGCCGACGACCTCGCGCGGGCCGACGAGGCGGGGGGGCTCCGCGAGTCGCGGTTCGAACTCTGCCGACGGATCGCCGAGGAGGCGGGCTGGCCGCTGGAACTGGTCGACGTGGAACCGTTGCTGGACCTCTCGACGGTCCTCCACGTCCTGACCTTCGACGACCTGGACCCGGCCCCGGTCCGGGCTCGATTCCGGGTCGCCTGCGACTTCGACGTCTTCCTCGAAGACCTGACCGACGCCGACGCGACGGGCGCTCCCGAGCCCGAGCCCGCGCCCGCGACGGCCGAGAAGCGTTGCGGCGACTGCGACTGCGGCGGCGGGGGCTGTTCGAAGAAGGCCGCGAAGACCCGCGCCGACGCCCCCGAGGCCCTCCCCAAGCCCGGCGGCTGCTCGACGGCCACCGGCGGCGGCTGCTCGTCGTGCGGGGTCGCGGCGCTGAAGAATCGATCGCGCCGGGGGGCGGGCGTCGGATCAGGGAACGTCGACGAGTAG
- a CDS encoding heavy metal translocating P-type ATPase — MSRSRCTFQVRGLDCEHEVGQLRAVLKGAPGVENLGFDLINGLMTVEYDASRVDPRRLAAQVTDRSGLATTLVGEPEAEAPPSWWSRRGMTASTAASGVALSAGMLLHYFGTALGLSAATAERASTACCALAIAAGGLWLFPRAVKSMARLRLDIDALMTLAIAGAVALGQWDEAATVAFLFGVSESLEALSVARARRAIRRLLEVAPPTAERIVGEDVETIAVDRIEKGDRLLVRSGDQIPIDGSVLKGRSTVDQKAITGESTPVERGPGDPVYAGTINGEGTIEVEASGTIEEALVSRIVDQVRAAQAGRAPVERRISQFARWYTPLVVVVALLTAVVPPAFAWGTGGAAWPTFLEWSAKALVVLVISCPCALVIATPVAVVSGLAAAARRGVLIKGGEFLEAVGKLRAIAFDKTGTLTLGRPDVVEVVASGLGDESHVLRIAAALGDRGGHVLGKAIARHARELRLDVPPADDYTAIPGKGALGRIDAEEYHLGSHRYIDEVGLCQPEFHDEMGRAEGRVGTEVAVTTATAPLGWIRLADRPRPEAAAVVAELHALGLRTVMLTGDNPRAAAAMARELGVGEQRAELLPADKVRAIDEYTAAHGPTGMVGDGVNDAPALAAARVSIALGGVSSGAALETADVVLMADDLRQLPWLVRHGRATLRMIHQNIALAIGVKAVVLVLALFGIANMWMAILADVGTTLLVVANALRLLRAGTPTDA; from the coding sequence ATGAGTCGTTCGCGGTGCACGTTCCAGGTTCGCGGGCTGGATTGCGAGCATGAGGTCGGGCAACTCCGAGCCGTCCTGAAGGGGGCGCCGGGGGTCGAGAACCTGGGCTTTGACCTGATCAACGGCCTGATGACCGTCGAGTACGACGCCTCGCGGGTCGACCCCAGGCGGCTGGCGGCGCAGGTGACCGATCGGAGCGGGCTGGCGACGACGCTGGTCGGCGAGCCGGAAGCCGAGGCACCCCCCTCGTGGTGGTCGCGGCGGGGGATGACGGCGTCGACCGCGGCGTCGGGCGTCGCCCTCTCCGCGGGGATGCTCCTGCACTACTTCGGGACCGCGTTGGGGCTCTCGGCGGCGACGGCCGAGAGGGCCTCGACGGCCTGCTGCGCCCTGGCGATCGCCGCCGGGGGCCTCTGGCTGTTCCCCCGCGCCGTGAAGTCGATGGCCCGGCTCCGGCTCGACATCGACGCCCTGATGACCCTGGCGATCGCGGGGGCCGTGGCGCTGGGCCAGTGGGACGAGGCGGCGACCGTCGCGTTCCTGTTCGGCGTCTCGGAGTCGCTCGAAGCCCTGAGCGTCGCCCGCGCCCGCCGCGCGATCCGACGCCTGCTCGAAGTCGCGCCGCCGACCGCCGAGCGGATCGTCGGCGAGGACGTCGAGACGATCGCCGTCGACCGGATCGAGAAGGGGGACCGTCTCCTCGTCCGCTCGGGCGACCAGATCCCGATCGACGGCTCCGTGCTGAAGGGCCGCTCGACGGTCGACCAGAAGGCGATCACCGGCGAGTCGACGCCCGTCGAGCGCGGCCCCGGCGATCCGGTCTACGCCGGCACGATCAACGGCGAAGGGACCATCGAGGTCGAGGCCTCGGGGACGATCGAGGAGGCCCTGGTCAGCCGGATCGTCGACCAGGTCCGCGCCGCGCAGGCCGGGAGGGCGCCGGTGGAGCGGCGGATCTCCCAGTTCGCCCGCTGGTATACGCCGTTGGTGGTGGTCGTCGCGCTGCTCACGGCCGTGGTCCCGCCCGCCTTCGCGTGGGGGACCGGGGGCGCCGCCTGGCCGACGTTCCTGGAATGGTCGGCCAAGGCCCTGGTCGTCCTGGTGATCTCCTGCCCGTGCGCCCTGGTGATCGCGACCCCGGTGGCGGTGGTCAGCGGCCTGGCCGCCGCGGCCCGGCGCGGGGTGCTGATCAAGGGGGGCGAGTTCCTGGAGGCGGTGGGGAAGCTCCGCGCGATCGCGTTCGACAAGACCGGCACGCTGACCCTGGGGCGGCCGGACGTCGTGGAGGTCGTCGCCTCGGGCCTGGGGGATGAGTCGCACGTGCTGCGGATCGCCGCGGCGCTGGGGGACCGGGGCGGGCACGTCCTGGGGAAGGCGATCGCCCGCCACGCCCGCGAGCTGCGGCTGGACGTCCCCCCCGCCGACGACTACACGGCGATCCCCGGCAAGGGCGCCCTGGGACGGATCGACGCCGAGGAATACCACCTGGGGAGCCACCGCTACATCGACGAGGTCGGCCTCTGCCAGCCCGAGTTCCACGACGAGATGGGCCGCGCCGAGGGCCGGGTCGGCACCGAGGTCGCCGTGACCACCGCGACCGCCCCCCTGGGCTGGATCCGACTGGCCGACCGCCCCCGCCCGGAGGCCGCCGCCGTGGTGGCCGAGCTGCACGCCCTGGGCCTCCGCACCGTCATGCTGACCGGCGACAACCCCCGCGCCGCCGCCGCCATGGCGCGCGAGCTGGGCGTCGGCGAGCAGCGCGCCGAGCTGCTCCCGGCCGACAAGGTCCGGGCCATCGACGAATACACCGCCGCCCACGGCCCGACCGGCATGGTGGGCGACGGCGTCAACGACGCCCCGGCCCTGGCCGCCGCCCGCGTCAGCATCGCGCTGGGGGGCGTCTCCAGCGGCGCCGCCCTGGAGACCGCCGACGTCGTCCTCATGGCCGACGACCTCCGCCAGCTCCCCTGGCTCGTCCGCCACGGCCGCGCCACCCTCCGCATGATCCACCAGAACATCGCCCTGGCCATCGGCGTCAAGGCCGTGGTCCTGGTCCTCGCCCTGTTCGGGATCGCCAACATGTGGATGGCCATCCTCGCCGACGTCGGCACCACCCTCCTCGTCGTCGCCAACGCCCTCCGACTCCTCCGCGCCGGGACGCCGACGGACGCCTGA